In Bacillota bacterium, one DNA window encodes the following:
- a CDS encoding DUF1559 domain-containing protein — protein sequence MKRQAFTLIELLVVIAIIAILAAILFPVFAQAREKARQATCTSNMKQIATAWLMYSQDYDETGSPMWVKSNLRTGCGGSGDLINPNFRAPYSGTPWGQYWPDLIYPYVKAGRAANYDAAGNPISKGNRAVFTCPSGDSRLTIPGGTSGWGSLTYGINQSYVNYDPINPESAWNAPGGGPDFLCGQDPGCQSWGWGCSKGATIAKLTNPADTIMFMEGLVGAGPGWFGGCCSLDNYPGTRETVMAGMAAAYPAEGGFPAGYHPNRPLKRQRLDGVGSFWDYASGTLNDDGTVMPVPLSNDRVLYVHNGVANFVFADGHVKAQRVTYMRQHTASSH from the coding sequence ATGAAACGACAAGCCTTTACGCTCATCGAGCTGCTGGTAGTCATCGCGATTATCGCGATACTGGCAGCCATCCTGTTCCCGGTGTTCGCACAAGCTCGGGAGAAGGCGCGGCAGGCAACCTGCACCAGCAACATGAAGCAAATCGCGACCGCATGGCTCATGTATTCGCAGGACTACGATGAGACAGGCTCACCGATGTGGGTGAAGAGTAACCTGCGTACAGGCTGTGGCGGTTCCGGGGACCTGATAAACCCCAATTTCCGCGCTCCCTATTCTGGCACACCGTGGGGACAGTACTGGCCTGACCTCATTTACCCCTACGTCAAGGCAGGGCGCGCGGCAAATTATGATGCTGCTGGCAATCCCATCTCGAAGGGCAACCGCGCAGTGTTCACCTGTCCTTCTGGGGACTCTCGCCTGACTATACCCGGCGGCACCAGCGGGTGGGGGTCACTGACTTATGGCATCAACCAGAGCTACGTCAACTATGACCCCATTAATCCCGAAAGCGCGTGGAACGCACCAGGCGGGGGGCCCGACTTCCTGTGCGGGCAGGACCCCGGCTGCCAGAGCTGGGGTTGGGGCTGTTCGAAGGGCGCCACCATCGCCAAGCTCACCAACCCTGCTGACACCATTATGTTTATGGAAGGTCTTGTCGGTGCAGGACCCGGCTGGTTCGGTGGCTGCTGCAGCCTGGACAACTACCCGGGCACGCGCGAGACGGTGATGGCTGGTATGGCTGCTGCCTATCCGGCGGAGGGTGGCTTCCCTGCTGGCTATCATCCCAACCGTCCCCTGAAGCGGCAGCGGCTGGACGGTGTGGGCAGCTTCTGGGACTATGCTAGCGGCACCCTCAACGATGACGGTACGGTGATGCCAGTGCCTCTGTCCAACGACCGCGTGCTGTACGTGCATAACGGCGTGGCGAACTTCGTCTTTGCCGACGGGCACGTGAAGGCGCAGCGCGTGACTTACATGCGACAACACACTGCGTCGTCTCATTAA
- a CDS encoding ankyrin repeat domain-containing protein, whose translation MWRTVAVIIGVVVVAAVLLWGISRRQGEREIFLAAARGDVDTIRALLDRGISPNARDEHGKTPLIWAAMNGSLPVVQLLLERGADVNAADKYGVTALMMAANPRQRAQSEVLVALLDKGADINASDSNGRTPLMYALSDNEREIAILLIERGADVNATNNFGETPLTLAAMFGEPKVVELLLKKGARVDVKTNGGDTPLALARKYNRKEAEQLLLKAGAKE comes from the coding sequence ATGTGGCGCACGGTCGCAGTGATAATCGGTGTAGTGGTGGTCGCGGCAGTCCTTCTCTGGGGTATTTCACGCAGACAGGGTGAGAGAGAGATATTCCTGGCCGCCGCACGGGGTGACGTGGATACTATCCGCGCTCTGTTAGACCGAGGTATTAGCCCGAACGCCCGCGATGAACATGGCAAGACCCCTCTCATCTGGGCAGCCATGAACGGCTCACTACCGGTCGTACAGCTCTTGCTGGAGCGCGGGGCAGATGTGAACGCCGCCGACAAGTACGGTGTGACTGCGTTAATGATGGCGGCTAATCCCCGTCAGCGGGCGCAGAGCGAGGTGCTGGTTGCCCTTCTGGACAAAGGGGCAGACATCAACGCCAGCGACTCCAACGGCAGAACTCCACTGATGTATGCTCTTTCCGACAACGAGCGAGAGATTGCCATCCTGCTCATCGAGCGCGGGGCGGATGTGAACGCCACCAACAACTTCGGAGAGACGCCGCTGACCCTGGCGGCAATGTTCGGCGAGCCAAAGGTGGTTGAACTGCTGCTCAAAAAGGGTGCCAGGGTGGACGTGAAGACAAATGGTGGGGATACACCGCTTGCGCTTGCACGCAAGTATAACCGCAAGGAAGCGGAGCAACTGCTGCTGAAAGCAGGCGCAAAGGAATAG